The following coding sequences are from one Nicotiana tomentosiformis chromosome 3, ASM39032v3, whole genome shotgun sequence window:
- the LOC138907840 gene encoding uncharacterized protein, whose translation MDCVVMLRHQDTVDDLIELRMVDFDVIMGMDWLYSWFSKLDCRIRTVRFEFQNEPVIEWKDDDVVPKGRFISYLEATKMINTGCIYHSVRVTDTDAEAPTLESVSIVNAFLGVFPYEIPGIPPDREIDFGIDVMPDTYPISISPYRMASAELKELKEQLRDLEGIKVDPQKIAVVKNWPRPTTPTEIHSFFDLLGYYRKFVEGFSTLASLLTKLTQRAVKFQWSDACERSFQELKS comes from the exons atggattgtgttgtcatgttgCGTCACCAGGACACCGTggacgatcttattgaattgagaatggttgattttgatgtgataatggggatggattggctttattcatggttttccaagcttgattgccgaattagaactgttaggttcgaatttcaaaatgagccagttattgagtggaaggatGATGATGTAgtaccgaagggtaggtttatttcttaccttgaggccacgaaaatgatcaacacggggtgtatttaccattcagtccgggttacggacactgatgctgaggcacctacactcgagtccGTGTCTATTGTGAATGCATTTCTGGGAGTCTTTCCGTATGAAAttcctgggatcccaccagacagggagattgattttgggattgatgtgatgccagacacgtaTCCTATATCTATTTCGCCCTACAGAATGGCatcggcagaattgaaggagctaaaggaacaattgagagattt agaaggaattaaggtcgatcctcaaaagattgcagtggtgaagaattggcctagacctacaacgccaacCGAGATTCATAGTTTCTTCGATTTActagggtattacaggaagtttgtggaggggttctctactcttgcctctctgttgactaaattgactcagagggcagttaagttccaatggtcagatgcttgtgaaaggagtttccaggaGCTGAAATCATga